Proteins encoded within one genomic window of Kibdelosporangium phytohabitans:
- a CDS encoding DUF6801 domain-containing protein yields the protein MTKNLTYRCAFPLVGQQDVAATVKITIPDSGTTGVRIVNSDLKITATLSVPIVNALRSFQTATTEGTATADVDAAYDGKNMTIGIPGLKVAKQNVPPAGSTPGTMPVDIQGPTPSLIVYKAGTVSLAAGAVFTAKIDTRKADGTPTALGILNVPCTVKTTTPPQDRSLASVPVTGSNVTPPSTGTAPSQPFDKTLTYNCTFPEVGAVNVSGRVQGTIPATGTVNSRVQPTASIAATLPATVVDALRNHGAATVGGKAVADVTNSYNGTSIAIGIPGTVPSTNVPASGDLTAPISLNTPSVAVGAAGTLALGAGPQLNGTFTPLKADGTPTDLGTFNAPCTLNPGQDAGLGAIVFS from the coding sequence GTGACCAAGAACCTCACTTACAGATGTGCCTTCCCGCTGGTCGGCCAGCAGGATGTCGCCGCGACCGTGAAGATCACGATCCCGGACAGCGGTACCACCGGTGTCCGAATCGTCAATAGTGACCTCAAGATCACCGCTACTTTGAGCGTTCCTATTGTGAATGCTTTGCGCTCGTTCCAGACGGCCACAACCGAAGGTACCGCCACCGCGGATGTGGACGCCGCTTATGACGGCAAAAACATGACAATCGGAATTCCCGGTCTGAAGGTCGCCAAGCAAAATGTGCCGCCTGCCGGTTCGACGCCGGGCACGATGCCGGTCGACATTCAGGGTCCGACGCCGAGTCTGATCGTTTACAAGGCGGGCACGGTCAGCCTCGCGGCCGGCGCCGTTTTCACCGCGAAGATCGACACCCGGAAAGCGGATGGCACGCCGACCGCTCTCGGCATCCTGAATGTTCCCTGCACGGTGAAGACGACCACGCCGCCGCAGGACCGTTCTCTGGCCTCGGTCCCGGTCACCGGCAGCAATGTCACCCCGCCGTCGACGGGTACCGCGCCGTCGCAGCCGTTCGACAAGACGCTGACCTACAACTGCACCTTCCCCGAGGTCGGTGCGGTGAACGTTTCCGGCAGGGTCCAGGGCACGATTCCGGCTACCGGAACGGTGAACAGCCGCGTGCAGCCGACAGCGAGCATCGCGGCCACGCTGCCCGCGACGGTCGTGGACGCCCTGCGCAACCACGGCGCGGCAACGGTCGGGGGCAAGGCCGTCGCTGACGTCACCAACTCCTACAACGGCACGTCGATCGCCATCGGCATCCCCGGCACGGTTCCGTCCACGAACGTGCCCGCCTCCGGTGATCTGACCGCTCCCATCTCGCTCAACACCCCCAGTGTCGCCGTCGGTGCCGCTGGAACACTCGCCCTCGGTGCCGGTCCGCAGTTGAACGGCACGTTCACCCCGCTCAAGGCCGACGGCACGCCGACCGACCTTGGCACCTTCAACGCCCCGTGCACGCTGAACCCCGGTCAGGACGCGGGGCTCGGCGCGATCGTGTTCAGCTGA
- a CDS encoding helix-turn-helix domain-containing protein → MTEPGARRTTTVPPQRLDSLLPPRSAAAATRVWATLPRELATMFRPRANEVAVAIVQEIRRSIPEYARLLEGPFGTIVTGGVEEAIAQFIDRLADPATSREDRAKLFRHLGRLEVAQGRSVDTLQSAYRIGARVAWRRIAEFGQSVNLPTVTICHLAEAVFDYVDEISVLSLEGFASAQARAAGALERRRRRLLELLLSEPPVSSQSVTELAASAAWTVPEHVVVVALERTDDDFDLPSFDETVLEDFEAAEPCLLMAAGNEQLRSLREQLPGWRAVIGPQVALSEAPTSLRQARRALTFVNRGLLPDEPVLWSKDHLSTLWLLSDEFLARELAERTLRPLAGLTVKQRARLSETLLAWLETSGSAPEIAGRLNVHPQTVRYRLHQLEALFGDRLTDPDDRFRMEISLRAMRLLGSD, encoded by the coding sequence GTGACTGAACCGGGTGCCCGCAGGACAACGACCGTGCCTCCGCAGCGCCTGGACTCCTTACTGCCGCCGCGGTCCGCGGCGGCGGCGACACGCGTCTGGGCCACGCTCCCCCGCGAACTGGCGACCATGTTCCGCCCGCGCGCCAACGAGGTGGCCGTCGCGATCGTGCAGGAGATCCGCCGGTCCATCCCGGAGTACGCGCGGCTGCTCGAAGGCCCGTTCGGCACGATCGTGACCGGCGGCGTCGAGGAGGCGATCGCCCAGTTCATCGACCGGCTCGCCGACCCGGCGACGTCCCGCGAGGACCGCGCGAAACTCTTCCGCCACCTCGGCAGGCTCGAAGTCGCGCAGGGACGCAGTGTGGACACGCTGCAGAGCGCCTACCGGATCGGCGCACGGGTGGCGTGGCGCCGGATCGCCGAATTCGGCCAGTCGGTGAACCTTCCGACGGTGACGATCTGCCACCTCGCCGAGGCTGTCTTCGACTACGTCGACGAGATCTCCGTGCTGTCGCTGGAAGGCTTCGCCTCGGCGCAGGCACGCGCGGCGGGCGCGCTGGAACGCAGACGCAGGCGCCTGCTGGAACTGCTGCTGTCCGAACCGCCCGTCTCATCGCAGAGCGTCACCGAACTCGCCGCGTCGGCGGCGTGGACCGTGCCGGAGCACGTCGTGGTCGTCGCGCTGGAACGAACCGACGACGACTTCGACCTCCCGTCGTTCGACGAAACCGTGCTCGAGGACTTCGAAGCAGCCGAGCCGTGCCTGCTGATGGCGGCCGGCAACGAGCAGCTGCGGTCGTTGCGCGAGCAGCTGCCCGGCTGGCGTGCCGTGATCGGGCCGCAGGTCGCGTTGTCGGAAGCGCCGACTTCGCTGCGGCAGGCCAGGCGCGCGCTGACGTTCGTCAACCGCGGCCTGCTGCCCGACGAGCCGGTGCTCTGGAGCAAGGACCACCTGTCCACGCTGTGGCTGCTCAGCGACGAGTTCCTGGCACGGGAACTGGCCGAGCGCACCCTGCGTCCCCTCGCCGGGCTGACAGTCAAGCAACGCGCCAGGCTGAGCGAGACACTGCTTGCGTGGCTGGAAACCAGCGGCAGCGCACCGGAGATCGCCGGCCGGCTGAACGTGCACCCGCAGACGGTCCGCTACCGCCTGCACCAGCTGGAGGCGCTGTTCGGCGACCGGCTCACCGATCCAGACGACCGCTTCCGGATGGAGATCTCGCTGCGCGCCATGCGGTTGCTCGGATCCGACTGA
- a CDS encoding kynureninase, whose product MTERLLLTGHSHQAWPDVALDGQIEAFHDAAREADEKWGRAFAKADRLRDGFRLFMGEPAAAVALGQNTHELLLRFLSSLDLRARPRLITSDGEFHTLRRQLGRLAEEDVDVVRLPSAPADTLAERMADALDDRTSAVLVSAVLFETARIVPGLDFLADACRARGVELLVDAYHALGPVPFSTGNIPHAWVVGGGYKYLQLGEGNCFMRLPPHADTLRPVITGWFAEFAELAAHHDGSVGYPLGEARFAGSTYDPTSHYRGARVFDFFAEQGLTPDVLRQVALNQVSLLASLFDQIGAADDLITRDRAPVENFGGFLAMRTPHAQRLQAGLAAKGVLADSRGGYLRFGPAPYLSDRQLESAMGTLADLLHQH is encoded by the coding sequence GTGACGGAACGGCTGTTGCTGACCGGACACTCTCACCAAGCGTGGCCGGATGTCGCGCTGGACGGGCAGATCGAAGCTTTCCACGACGCGGCACGGGAAGCAGACGAGAAGTGGGGCCGCGCGTTCGCCAAGGCCGACCGGCTGCGCGACGGTTTCCGGCTGTTCATGGGCGAACCCGCCGCCGCGGTCGCGCTCGGGCAGAACACGCACGAACTCCTGCTGCGTTTTCTGTCCAGTCTGGACCTGCGGGCCAGGCCGCGACTGATCACATCGGACGGTGAATTCCACACACTCCGCAGGCAGCTCGGCCGGTTGGCCGAGGAGGACGTCGACGTGGTGCGGCTGCCGTCGGCCCCGGCGGACACCCTCGCCGAGCGGATGGCCGACGCGCTCGACGACCGGACCAGCGCCGTGCTCGTCTCGGCCGTCCTGTTCGAGACAGCCAGAATCGTGCCAGGACTGGACTTCCTCGCCGACGCGTGCCGGGCGAGGGGCGTCGAGTTGCTTGTGGACGCTTACCACGCGCTCGGCCCGGTCCCGTTCTCGACCGGGAACATACCCCACGCGTGGGTGGTGGGCGGAGGATACAAGTACCTCCAGCTGGGCGAAGGCAACTGCTTCATGCGGCTGCCACCGCACGCCGACACCCTGCGGCCGGTGATCACCGGCTGGTTCGCGGAGTTCGCCGAACTGGCCGCCCACCACGACGGTAGCGTCGGCTACCCGCTCGGCGAAGCCAGGTTCGCCGGGTCGACCTACGACCCGACCAGCCACTACCGCGGCGCCAGGGTGTTCGACTTCTTCGCCGAACAGGGCCTGACGCCGGACGTACTCCGTCAGGTCGCGCTGAACCAGGTCAGCCTGCTGGCGTCGCTGTTCGACCAGATCGGCGCGGCGGACGACCTCATCACGCGCGACCGCGCACCCGTGGAGAACTTCGGTGGCTTCCTGGCTATGCGCACGCCGCATGCGCAACGGCTCCAGGCCGGACTCGCCGCGAAAGGCGTACTGGCCGACAGCCGCGGCGGGTACCTCAGGTTCGGTCCGGCCCCGTACTTGTCCGACCGGCAGCTGGAATCCGCCATGGGAACGCTCGCGGACCTCCTCCACCAGCACTGA
- a CDS encoding tryptophan 2,3-dioxygenase, which translates to MTGDHAALTYSSYLALDEILGAQRPRSDEHDEMLFIVIHQVYELWFKQLLHEFARAQQVLADGETAHALHTLRRSLTILKVVVAQIDVLETMTPRQFTSFRARLDASSGFQSAQFREVEAVLGRRDARVFGHYPAGEQRSRIEAAMNRPSLFDSFMTYLALHDYDVPAKSLHRDVSAPLEPSAELQRVLLRVYQDDAGEAQICERLVDLDEGVQEWRYRHVKMVERVIGHKVGTGGSAGADYLKTTLFTPTFPDLWAVRSEL; encoded by the coding sequence TTGACCGGCGACCACGCTGCCCTGACGTACTCATCCTATTTGGCGCTCGACGAGATACTCGGCGCTCAGCGGCCGCGGTCGGACGAGCACGACGAGATGCTGTTCATCGTCATCCACCAGGTGTACGAACTGTGGTTCAAACAATTGCTGCACGAATTCGCCCGTGCGCAACAGGTCCTGGCCGACGGCGAGACCGCGCACGCGCTGCACACCCTGCGCCGGTCGCTGACCATCCTCAAGGTCGTCGTCGCCCAGATCGACGTGCTGGAAACCATGACACCGCGCCAGTTCACCAGCTTCCGGGCGAGGCTCGACGCGTCGAGCGGGTTCCAGTCCGCCCAGTTCCGCGAGGTGGAGGCGGTACTCGGCCGGCGCGATGCCCGGGTGTTCGGCCACTACCCGGCCGGTGAGCAGCGCAGCCGGATCGAGGCCGCGATGAACCGACCGTCCCTTTTCGACTCGTTCATGACCTACCTCGCGCTGCACGACTACGACGTACCGGCCAAAAGCCTGCATCGTGACGTTTCCGCGCCGCTGGAGCCGTCGGCGGAACTGCAGCGGGTGCTGTTGCGGGTCTACCAGGACGACGCGGGGGAGGCGCAGATCTGCGAGCGGCTGGTCGATCTGGACGAAGGCGTGCAGGAATGGCGGTACCGACACGTCAAGATGGTGGAACGCGTGATCGGCCACAAGGTGGGTACCGGTGGTTCGGCCGGAGCCGATTACCTGAAGACCACGCTCTTCACGCCGACTTTCCCCGACCTCTGGGCTGTCCGGAGTGAACTGTGA
- a CDS encoding PaaX family transcriptional regulator C-terminal domain-containing protein — MPEAPQDLVMTLLGAHLRPRDRQAWSGGLVELLGEFGFSAGAARVALTRLVRRQLLAKVKDGRLVHYTVTPRSAAVFEEGDTRIFALGTAEPHKTQWTVLWHAIPEDEKVARTRLVRRLRFLGFGPVQDGTWIAPHDREREVAQLLRDLGVQRYAGLLLGGPAASLDFGAFVRRVWDLDDLAERYRAFVEQFGAHDPDRLSDRAALLLRTRVTHQFRQFPFADPELPSDLVPPPAHRADAVRLFHDLYSALAPAAMRHFDEVMKP, encoded by the coding sequence ATGCCCGAAGCTCCGCAGGACCTGGTGATGACGCTGCTCGGCGCGCATCTGCGGCCGCGCGACCGTCAGGCGTGGTCAGGCGGACTGGTCGAGCTGCTCGGCGAGTTCGGTTTCTCCGCGGGCGCGGCACGGGTGGCGCTGACCAGGCTGGTGCGCAGGCAGCTGCTGGCCAAGGTGAAAGACGGGCGATTGGTGCACTACACCGTCACGCCCCGCAGCGCCGCCGTGTTCGAGGAAGGCGACACCCGGATCTTCGCGCTCGGCACCGCCGAACCGCACAAGACACAATGGACAGTGCTGTGGCACGCGATTCCCGAGGACGAGAAGGTGGCGCGCACCAGGCTGGTCCGCCGGCTGCGGTTCCTCGGCTTCGGGCCGGTGCAGGACGGTACGTGGATCGCGCCGCACGACCGGGAACGCGAGGTCGCCCAGCTGCTGCGGGACCTCGGCGTGCAGCGGTACGCGGGGCTGCTGCTCGGCGGTCCGGCCGCGTCGCTCGACTTCGGCGCGTTCGTGCGCCGGGTGTGGGATCTCGACGACCTCGCGGAACGATATCGCGCATTCGTCGAACAATTCGGCGCGCACGATCCCGATCGCCTGTCCGACCGGGCGGCATTGCTGCTCAGAACGCGCGTGACCCACCAGTTCCGGCAGTTTCCATTCGCCGATCCGGAATTGCCGTCCGATCTCGTGCCACCGCCCGCTCACCGCGCGGACGCCGTGCGGTTGTTCCACGATCTCTACTCCGCGCTCGCCCCAGCGGCGATGCGCCATTTCGACGAGGTGATGAAGCCTTGA
- a CDS encoding creatininase family protein, with product MLSFAELTSPQVAGLLTATRRPVLLLPVGAIEPHGPHAPLSTDQMISIDVCERVAKRLADHPSVRALVLPPLPYGVTRYASAFPGAVHVSEETLHALVTDVCGSLTSQGFTEIVVVNNHFEPEHVTTLRRATKDAGVRYLDLVRRQNAARLTAEFQSGSCHAGQYETSLVLASRPDLVDQEQMAALDPLRVDMPSAMANGQADFVAMGMDQAYCGSPAAATAEEGERTYAVLVDMVLELIGEV from the coding sequence GTGCTTTCCTTCGCCGAGCTGACCTCGCCGCAGGTCGCAGGGCTGTTGACGGCGACACGACGCCCCGTCCTGCTGCTGCCGGTCGGCGCGATCGAGCCACACGGCCCGCACGCCCCGCTCAGCACCGACCAGATGATCTCCATCGACGTGTGCGAACGCGTCGCCAAGCGGCTCGCCGACCACCCGTCGGTCCGCGCGCTCGTGCTGCCGCCGCTGCCCTACGGCGTGACCCGCTACGCCTCGGCGTTCCCAGGCGCCGTGCACGTCAGCGAGGAGACGCTGCACGCGCTCGTCACGGATGTCTGCGGATCGCTGACCAGCCAGGGGTTCACCGAGATCGTCGTGGTGAACAACCACTTCGAGCCCGAACACGTGACCACTCTGCGCCGGGCGACGAAGGACGCGGGCGTGCGGTACCTGGATCTGGTGCGCCGGCAGAACGCGGCCCGGCTGACGGCCGAGTTCCAGTCCGGCTCGTGCCACGCGGGGCAGTACGAGACCTCGCTGGTGCTCGCGTCCCGCCCCGACCTCGTCGACCAGGAGCAGATGGCCGCGCTGGACCCGCTGCGGGTGGACATGCCGTCGGCGATGGCGAACGGGCAGGCGGATTTCGTCGCGATGGGGATGGACCAGGCGTACTGCGGGTCCCCCGCGGCGGCCACCGCCGAAGAGGGCGAACGGACCTACGCCGTGCTGGTGGACATGGTGCTCGAACTCATCGGGGAGGTCTGA
- a CDS encoding benzoate-CoA ligase family protein, whose protein sequence is MRYDDIPASFNIASYFVDRNPPERTALLTSSGPVSYGELAELVNKMGNALLDLGVRQGDRVLLALSDGADFVAAWYGAQKIGAVTAEVYTYLRVKDYKYFLDYVQPVVVLADDTTAEKMREAGATNLVVLSPEFTDGKSSTLEAAPTTKDDVAIWKFTTGSTGAPKACVLAARSPLLSFSWYARGVLDIQPSDVVLPVPKLFFGYARDMTALFPFGVGAAGIVFPERSTVETLFELIAAHRPTILVNVPTMMSAMVSHPLASEQDFSSVRLCTSAGEALPGELYRRWMDTFGVEVLDGIGSSEAYHIYMSNRPGESRQGSLGQVVPGYRARVVGLDGDPVPDGEPGRLEITGETVALEYWDAPEKSAETFPRPHTVLSGDLVTKDADGFFHYRGRADDLLKVGGVWVAPAEIENCLLAHDAVVECAVVGYQENGLTRPRAFVVTATEVTAGQLQDFVRSRLAPHKYPRDVRFVPALPKTASGKLDRRALKGDT, encoded by the coding sequence ATGCGGTACGACGACATTCCCGCGTCGTTCAACATCGCGTCGTACTTCGTCGACCGCAATCCTCCCGAGCGCACCGCGTTGCTCACGTCGTCCGGCCCGGTTTCCTACGGTGAGCTCGCCGAGCTGGTCAACAAGATGGGCAACGCTCTCCTGGACCTCGGTGTACGGCAAGGCGATCGCGTACTGCTGGCGTTGAGCGACGGTGCGGACTTCGTGGCGGCCTGGTACGGCGCGCAGAAGATCGGTGCCGTCACCGCGGAGGTGTACACCTACCTCCGAGTCAAGGACTACAAGTACTTCCTGGACTACGTGCAGCCCGTGGTCGTGCTGGCGGACGACACCACGGCCGAGAAGATGCGTGAGGCGGGAGCCACCAACCTCGTCGTCCTCTCGCCGGAGTTCACCGACGGCAAGTCGTCCACGCTGGAAGCCGCGCCGACCACCAAGGACGACGTGGCGATCTGGAAGTTCACCACCGGCAGCACGGGCGCGCCCAAGGCCTGCGTGCTGGCCGCCCGCAGCCCCCTGCTGAGCTTCTCCTGGTACGCACGCGGCGTGCTGGACATCCAACCGTCCGATGTGGTCCTTCCCGTGCCGAAGCTCTTCTTCGGGTACGCGCGGGACATGACCGCGCTGTTCCCGTTCGGCGTCGGCGCGGCCGGGATCGTGTTCCCCGAGCGCAGCACCGTGGAGACGCTGTTCGAGTTGATCGCCGCGCACCGGCCGACGATCCTGGTGAACGTGCCGACCATGATGAGCGCGATGGTGTCGCACCCGCTGGCGTCCGAACAGGACTTCAGCTCGGTGCGGCTGTGCACGTCAGCGGGTGAGGCGCTGCCCGGCGAGTTGTACCGGCGGTGGATGGACACGTTCGGCGTCGAGGTGCTCGACGGGATCGGGTCGTCGGAGGCGTACCACATCTACATGTCCAACCGGCCCGGCGAGTCCCGGCAAGGCAGCCTCGGCCAGGTCGTGCCCGGCTACCGGGCACGGGTGGTCGGCCTGGACGGCGACCCGGTGCCGGACGGCGAACCGGGCAGGCTGGAGATCACCGGCGAGACAGTGGCGCTGGAGTACTGGGACGCGCCGGAGAAGTCCGCCGAGACGTTCCCGCGCCCGCACACCGTGCTGTCCGGCGACCTGGTCACGAAGGACGCCGACGGCTTCTTCCACTACCGGGGACGAGCCGACGACCTGCTGAAGGTGGGCGGCGTCTGGGTGGCGCCCGCCGAGATCGAGAACTGCCTGCTGGCCCACGACGCCGTCGTGGAATGCGCGGTGGTCGGCTACCAGGAGAACGGGCTGACGCGGCCGCGTGCGTTCGTCGTCACCGCCACCGAGGTCACCGCCGGGCAACTGCAGGACTTCGTCCGCTCCCGGCTGGCACCGCACAAGTACCCGAGGGACGTGCGATTCGTGCCCGCGCTGCCGAAAACGGCGTCGGGCAAACTGGATCGCCGCGCCCTGAAAGGAGACACCTGA
- a CDS encoding enoyl-CoA hydratase family protein, producing MMAFRASARITEDWQHFGFAVADGVATVTFSRPEKLNALTFDVYADLRDLIAELPHRGDARVLVIAGQGRGFCSGGDVEEIIGELREMDPAELLEFTRMTGAVVKALRECPLPVIAAVNGIAAGAGSVIALASDFRLLAQSASFAFLFTKVGLAGADMGSAYLLPRLVGLGRATELLLLGDKVDAATASSIGLASKVVADADLAAETSALATRLASGPALAYSTTKVLLTRELDMDLGSAIELEAITQALLMKSADHAEFYAAWTDGRKPRWTGR from the coding sequence CTGATGGCTTTCCGGGCATCCGCGCGGATCACCGAGGACTGGCAACACTTCGGCTTCGCGGTGGCCGACGGCGTGGCGACGGTGACGTTCTCCCGCCCGGAGAAGCTGAACGCGCTCACGTTCGACGTCTACGCCGACCTGCGTGACCTGATCGCCGAACTGCCGCACCGGGGTGACGCCCGCGTGCTCGTGATCGCCGGGCAGGGCAGGGGTTTCTGCTCGGGCGGTGACGTCGAGGAGATCATCGGCGAACTGCGCGAGATGGACCCGGCGGAGCTGCTCGAGTTCACGCGGATGACCGGCGCGGTGGTGAAAGCGTTGCGGGAGTGCCCGTTGCCGGTGATCGCGGCGGTGAACGGCATCGCGGCGGGCGCGGGGTCGGTGATCGCGCTCGCCAGTGACTTCCGGCTGCTGGCGCAGTCGGCGTCCTTCGCGTTCCTGTTCACCAAGGTCGGCCTCGCCGGCGCCGACATGGGATCGGCGTACCTGTTGCCCCGCCTGGTCGGGCTCGGCCGGGCGACGGAGTTGTTGCTGCTCGGCGACAAGGTCGACGCGGCAACGGCGTCGTCGATCGGCCTGGCGAGCAAGGTCGTGGCCGACGCTGACCTCGCCGCCGAGACCAGCGCACTGGCGACGCGGTTGGCGTCCGGGCCGGCGTTGGCGTACTCCACGACGAAGGTCCTGCTCACCCGTGAGCTGGACATGGACCTCGGTTCGGCGATCGAACTGGAGGCCATCACCCAGGCGTTGCTGATGAAGTCCGCTGATCACGCTGAGTTCTACGCGGCGTGGACCGACGGCCGCAAACCGCGGTGGACGGGCCGATGA
- a CDS encoding DUF6042 family protein: protein MTLLRSYEDDEYLPEYSTIVLRDLHDRDEWPPGDPALLEGASNASPCGTFVRAGHGWLQASASDERQTLRLEYHDSAPPPGGDWDDLAETPYQSPAGVLGTTSMTGSMMDPDLSLGGPGPHRVRVARRGRAWCLQFWPSPVTEPPRWSKRSRPAVSGPVGGWTTILGFHGWELPYVVSVSHDDGATSDQITEWAVAHHRPADWLDEPLADEAWFTLFATQLGVTGQLTRRKLLDMLATVGVLTYDGRYHTVRPQPLAKDVLELPAELVSQLDSQSDHSQYGRFAADLVSVAGWLSGRPASLAWLAERALTTEQEVRRTLEFAVTQQMLDVSGESDLTMTVLPSRRTYSGTTNA, encoded by the coding sequence ATGACGCTGTTGCGGTCCTACGAAGACGACGAGTACCTGCCGGAGTACAGCACGATCGTGCTCCGTGACCTGCACGATCGGGACGAGTGGCCGCCGGGTGATCCGGCGTTGCTCGAGGGCGCGTCGAACGCTTCGCCGTGCGGGACGTTCGTGCGGGCGGGCCACGGCTGGCTGCAGGCGTCCGCGAGCGACGAGCGCCAGACGCTTCGGTTGGAGTACCACGACTCCGCGCCACCACCCGGCGGGGACTGGGACGATCTCGCTGAGACGCCGTACCAGTCCCCTGCCGGTGTGCTCGGCACGACGAGCATGACCGGGTCGATGATGGACCCGGACCTGTCGCTGGGCGGGCCCGGGCCACATCGGGTGCGGGTGGCCCGCCGTGGCCGCGCCTGGTGCCTGCAGTTCTGGCCGTCCCCGGTGACGGAGCCGCCGCGCTGGTCGAAACGAAGCCGGCCCGCGGTGTCCGGCCCGGTGGGCGGCTGGACGACGATCCTCGGCTTCCACGGCTGGGAACTGCCGTACGTGGTGTCCGTTTCCCACGATGACGGCGCCACGTCCGATCAGATCACCGAGTGGGCGGTAGCACACCACCGCCCGGCGGACTGGCTGGACGAACCGTTGGCCGACGAAGCCTGGTTCACGCTGTTCGCGACCCAGTTGGGCGTCACGGGTCAGCTGACTCGGCGGAAACTGCTCGACATGCTCGCGACCGTCGGTGTCCTGACCTACGACGGCCGATACCACACAGTGCGGCCGCAACCGCTTGCGAAGGACGTGCTGGAGCTCCCCGCCGAGCTGGTGTCCCAACTGGACTCACAGAGCGACCACAGCCAGTACGGGCGGTTCGCGGCGGACCTGGTTTCCGTGGCCGGGTGGCTGTCCGGACGTCCGGCCAGTCTCGCGTGGCTCGCCGAGCGCGCGCTGACCACCGAGCAGGAAGTCCGCAGGACGCTGGAGTTCGCCGTCACTCAGCAGATGCTCGACGTGAGCGGTGAATCCGACCTGACCATGACCGTGCTGCCCAGCAGACGCACCTATAGCGGCACAACGAACGCCTAG
- a CDS encoding cobalamin biosynthesis protein: MIGLFAATAEGKKAAASLALGPDSVLVDGPVKPGLRRLWPSLGSAVLFMGVGAAVRLVAPLLQSQREDPGIVCVHHGFVVALTSSSNMLATEIAEALSATAVPTSDYVGASPLDEIVEALDTAVDGDIVACGAAVLAGDEIRLLNPLGFDLPDLPPNLQPDNYGTEWTVLIDDRLPKFLRKGKVLRLIPKTLVVGVGSSRGVTQEAVTAALALLESEHELDPRAVRSFATIDVKADEAGIQDAVADWGFWHGEDGGFTPPLTIHSAAQLAAVDVPNPSATAQTEVGTASVAEAAALLTARELGGRVELAAPKTSSANVTVAAARVLPG; the protein is encoded by the coding sequence TTGATCGGTCTGTTCGCGGCGACGGCTGAGGGCAAGAAAGCAGCCGCCTCGCTGGCGCTGGGACCCGATTCGGTTCTGGTGGACGGGCCGGTGAAGCCGGGTCTGCGGCGGTTGTGGCCGTCGCTGGGCTCGGCGGTGCTGTTCATGGGTGTGGGCGCGGCCGTGCGGCTTGTGGCGCCACTGCTGCAAAGCCAGCGCGAAGACCCCGGGATCGTCTGCGTCCACCACGGTTTCGTCGTCGCGCTGACCAGTTCGAGCAACATGCTCGCCACCGAGATCGCCGAAGCGCTGAGCGCGACCGCGGTGCCCACGTCGGACTACGTCGGCGCGTCACCGCTCGACGAGATCGTCGAAGCCCTGGACACGGCGGTCGACGGCGACATCGTCGCGTGCGGCGCGGCCGTGCTGGCCGGTGACGAGATCCGCCTGCTCAACCCGTTGGGCTTCGACCTGCCGGACCTGCCGCCGAACCTGCAGCCGGACAACTACGGTACCGAGTGGACAGTGCTGATCGACGACCGCCTGCCCAAGTTCCTGCGCAAGGGCAAGGTGCTGCGGCTGATCCCCAAGACGCTGGTGGTCGGCGTCGGATCGAGCCGCGGCGTGACGCAGGAAGCCGTGACGGCGGCGCTGGCCCTGCTGGAGTCCGAACACGAACTCGACCCCCGTGCCGTGCGGTCGTTCGCGACCATCGACGTGAAAGCCGACGAGGCCGGAATCCAGGACGCGGTGGCCGACTGGGGTTTCTGGCACGGCGAGGACGGCGGCTTCACGCCACCGCTCACCATCCACAGCGCCGCGCAACTGGCCGCGGTGGACGTCCCCAACCCCAGCGCCACGGCCCAGACCGAGGTCGGGACCGCGAGCGTCGCCGAGGCCGCGGCCCTGCTGACCGCACGGGAACTGGGCGGCCGTGTCGAACTGGCCGCGCCGAAAACCAGCAGCGCGAACGTCACCGTCGCCGCTGCTCGTGTTCTCCCCGGCTAG